The Actinobacillus suis ATCC 33415 DNA segment GTCGTAAATACATGCGCAATATAATCAGTGACGTTATTACCAGCAAATGGAATCACTTTACTAAAACGTAATGCACCATCTGTATAAACTAAAACATCCATTGTGCCGCCACCGATATCAATTAAGCAGACACCTAATTCTTTCTCATCTTCGGTTAATACGGAATAACTTGATGCAAGACCCGAAAAGACCACTTTATCCACTTTCAATTTTGCACGTTCTACTGCATTTTTTAAATTGCGTAACCAATCTTGATGACAAGCAATCAGATGTGCTTGAGCTTGTAAACGCATACCGGATAGCCCCACAGGGTTTTTCGTTGCCGGTAATCGATCTACTTTATATTCCTGTGGAATAATATGTAACGTTTCTAATCCATCTGGTAATTTAATTGAGCGCGCAATATGAATAGCAGAATCAATATCTTCATTCGTTACTGTTCCACCAAGTGGCACAGTACCGCTTTCATTTAAAGCAGTGATATGTTGTCCAGAAATAGCAAGCGTTACACCAATAATTTGGCAATCCGATACTGATTCGGCTTGTTCAATCGCTCGTTGGATCGAATTCACCGCGGCATCTAAATCAATAACACCGCCTCGATCAACGCCTTTAGCTGGGCAAACACCCGAGCCAATCACATTTATAACGCCGTCTGGCAAAACTTCACCAACAACAGCTACAACTTTTGATGTGCCGATATCTAAACCGACAATTATTTTGGATTCTGCTATTTTTGTCATATCACTATATTATGCTTGCTAAGAATTATTGATGTACAGGACTAAAACCGACAGCCGCACCATGTTCATAGCGCAGATCCACATAAGCCAGTCTTTGTCCTTCAGGAACATTAATTTCCGGAAAAATCGTCACAAAACGGTCGATTTTAGGTGTCCATTCCCCTCGACCGAGGCGCAGCTCTACATGATTTGATAAAGTGATCGTCCAAGAACCTCTGTTATCCACTGCAACGGATTGCAACTCTAAATTTCGAGCTTTTAAGTCCGCTTTAATTTTACTCCACGCATCTAGAACAACTTTTCCTTCTGTATCGGGCCCATAAAGTACCGGAAGTCCCGTTTTATCCATTCGATCTGCGGGTAAACTAAAGACCACACCCTGCTCAGAAAGAAAGTTCGTATTATTCCAAATAGCAACTGGATTATGCTCAATTAACGTAATGCTTAAACGATCAGGATAAAGCTTTCTGACTACCACATCTCGCACCCAAGAAATACCAAGTAATTTCTCTTTAACTTGTTGAATATCTTGGCCGAAATATCCTTTTAGAACAGGCTTTTGCGATAAAGTTTCCCGAACGTCCGCATTTGTTGTGAATCGAGTTTTATGAGTAAGTGCATAAGCTCGAATCGGAGATTTATCTAAATTCTCCAACCAATGATGCCAATTACTATAAACGATAAATGCGAAGATTACGCATAATAACACAATCAACGGTTTAATTAATACTAACCGATTAAAGGGATTTGCTGAAGATTTTGCTTTTAACGGCTTAAAACGAACCGAAGGTGCCGTTTTTTTGCGTAAAACAGAAACCATTAGGCACTTAACTCCAATACACGCTCGACTAATTTTTCAAACGGAATACCGACCGTTGCCGCAGATTTCGGGAAAATACTATGGCTTGTCATACCCGGACAAGTATTCACTTCAACTAAATTAAAGTGACCATTTGCATCTTCCATCACATCAATTCGGCTCCAGCCACGACAACCAACCACATCGTAAGCCGCTTTAACTAATTTTGCTACTTCCGCTTGGCGTTCATCGTTTAATGCCGGCACGACATATTGGGTATTATCCGATACATATTTCGCATGATAGTCATAAAACTCACCATCCGGAATCACTTGTACTGCCGGTAATACTTGACCATCTAATACAGGAACGGAATATTCCTTGCCTGCCAAGAAAGCTTCAACTAATACGATTGAATCGAACTTTAACGCTTCTTCTACCGCCGGTAATAATTGCTCAACCGTTTTTACTTTAGTTACGCCGACACTTGAACCTTCGCTTGAAGGTTTCACAAATACCGGTAAACCTAATTTTGCAATAATTTGTTCGGAATCGACCGCTTCACCACGGCGAACAACCACCATTTCTGCTGTTGGTAAGCCAACCGCTTGCCACATTAATTTGGTACGGAATTTATCTAGAGTTACTGCTGACGCCATTACGCCACAACCGGTATAAGGAATGCCCATTTGCTCTAATGCGCCTTGTAACACACCGTTTTCACCGATGCCGCCGTGTAAAATATTGAATACGCGTTGAATTCCTTTTTCTTTTAATTTTTCAATTGGGAAATCTTTAGTATCAATACCTTCTACATTATAGCCTAGTGATTTTAATGCTTCGGTTACTGCTGCGCCCGAATTTAGCGATACTTCACGTTCTTGAGAAACGCCGCCAAATAGCACTGCAATTTTTTCATCTTTAATGCTCATTTTTTATCCTTTCTTAATTTGGACACAATGCATCGTGCCCCTACTACTCAATTCAAGATTCACAAGCGGTTAATTTTGCAAAATTTTTTGCAAATCTTACCGCTTATTAAGCTTTCCAGCTCTCTGCTAAACCACGTGAAATACGGCTTACGCTGCCGGCGCCTTGTGCAAGAATTAAATCACCGTCTTGGATAATTTGATCTAATACTTCACCAAGCTGATCGGTATCTGAAACTAAAATTGGATCGACTTTACCCAAATTGCGGATTGAACGGCATAACGCTTTACTGTCCGCACCAACGATCGGCGCTTCGCCTGCCGCATACACTTCGAGCATAATTAACGCATCTACTTGCGATAACACTTGTACGAAATCATCAAATAAATCACGAGTACGTGAATAACGGTGCGGTTGGAAAATCATCACAACACGTTTATCTTCCCAGCCCGAACGAGCCGCTTTAATCGTTACATCCACTTCGGTCGGATGGTGACCATAGTCATCGACTAACATCACTTTACCGTTCGGACGAATAAATGAACCTAATTGGTCAAAACGACGGCCTGCACCTTGGAAATCGGCAAGCGCAGATAAAATCGCTTCGTTGCCAATGCCTTCTTCTTTCGCTACCGCAAGTGCCGCAGTTGCATTCAGAGCATTGTGTTTACCCGGTACATTCAACAATACGTCAATACGTTCACCGTTCGGGCAAACTACCGTGTAGTGACCTTGGAAACCGGTTTGTTGGTAATCTTCGATACGGTAATCAGCTTTATCACTAAAGCCGTAAGTCACAACTTGGCGACCGACTTGCGGTGCAATTTCCATCACGGTTTCATCATCGGCACACATAACCGCTAAACCGTAGAACGGTAAGTTACGCAGGAATTTTACGTAAGTTGCTTTCATCTGCTCGAAATCACCGCCGTAAGTATCCATATGATCCGGCTCGATATTCGTTACCACCGAAACCATCGGTTGTAAATGTAAGAATGACGCATCGCTTTCATCCGCTTCCGCAATTAAATAGCGGCTTGCACCTAAATGCGCATTTTTACCTGCCGATTTAACCAAACCCCCGTTAACAAAAGTCGGGTCTAATTGTGCTTCGGTATAGATCATCGAAATCATTGCGGTGGTTGTTGTTTTACCGTGAGTACCCGCAATAGCGATACCGTGACGGAAACGCATAATTTCCGCTAACATTTGCGCACGTTGAATCACTGGAATACGAGCTTCTTTTGCTGCTTTTACTTCCGGATTAGTATCATCAATCGCACTTGAAGCCACGACTACGCTTGCACCAATAATATTTTCCGCTTGATGCCCGATAAAAACTTTTGCTCCCGCTTCAACTAAACGTTTAGTTACAGGGCCTTCGGCAATATCCGAACCTGAAATTTGGTAGCCTTCATTCAATAACACTTCGGCGATACCGCTCATGCCCGCACCACCAATACCGATAAAATGGATTTGATTTACACGGCGCATTTCCGGCACTAATTTTTTAACTTTATCTTGGAAATTTTTCATTGTTGTTTTCCTATCTGTACAACCAAATATTTTTGTTGGTTGCGTTTAAAACTATTTCGCTTGTTCGATAATCACTTCTGCTACACGTTGAGCGGCTGTAGGCGTTGCTTTTGCTCTGGCTTTGATCGCCATTTCAGTTAACTTTTGGCGATCAGCAATTAACGGCTGTAACGCACTTAATAAACTTTCTACCGTAAAATCTTGTTGTTCAATAATGATTGCCGCACCGTCATCCGCTAAATAAGTCGCATTCAAATATTGCTGACGATCTTTATGTTGATAAGGCACAAAAATTGCCGGTAAACCTGCTGCGGCAATTTCACATACGGTTAAAGCGCCTGAACGACAAATCACTAGATCCGCCCAGTTATAGGCTTGTGCCATATCGTCAATAAATTCGGCGGCAATACCGTTACCGGTCGCTTGATAAATGTCTTCCACACCACTGAGATTGCCTTTTCCTACTTGATGGCTAATGAACACATTTTGACCAAGTTGCTTAGCCGCTTCAGGTACGGTTTGGTTAATCACTCTTGCGCCTTGGCTACCGCCCATCACTAAAATATTGATCGGATAACCTCGTTCGGCAAAACGAATTTCTGGCGCTTCAAGCTGAGCAAGATCTTCACGCACAGGATTTCCCACCACTTCCGCATTTGGGAATGCGGTCGGGAATGCTTGTAAAACACGACGAGCAATTTTTGATAACCAAACATTAGTTAAACCGGCAACCGCATTTTGCTCATGTAAAATAACCGGTACGCCGCATAATTTCGCTGCAATGCCGCCCGGCCCAGATACATATCCACCCATACCGAGCACCGCATCAGGTTGATAATTTTTAATGATTTTACGCGCCTGCATCACCGCTTTGAAAATGGCAAAAGGCGCTTTTAGCAATGCCCCAATACCTTTTCCTTTTAATCCGGAAATTTGAATAAACTCAATTGGAATACCATGCTTTGGCACAAGGTCAGCTTCCATTCGATCTTGAGTTCCCAGCCAACGGATCTCCCAACCCTGTTTTTGCAGTTCTCGTGCAACCGCAATTGCCGGAAACACATGGCCACCGGTTCCACCTGCCATGACAAGAAGTTTTTTAGTCATTTTGATCTCTTTTACAAAAATTTGAGCGTAATCGCTCACTTATTAGATTTTTTAGACAAATTGTTGTTATTGTACAGGAAATTGACAATTTACGGAAAAAGAAAGCGGTCAGTTTTTGCAAATTTTTTGCAAATTCCGACCGCTTGTTTCTTTAAATTTCCTTGATTTGTGCATGCCCTATCAAAGCAAGGCGATTTTCGTAATCAATTCGCAGTAAAATCGCAATCGCAATCGACATAATCACTAAGCTGGATCCACCATAACTGACTAATGGAAATGTTAAACCTTTGGTCGGTAGTAAACCTGAAGCGACCCCTAGATTTACGAAGCCTTGTAAGAAGATCCAAATCGCAATCCCAAAAGCTAAAAAGCCACGGAAGCGTTCTTCCAATTTCAGTGCATCTTTACTGATTTTAAGCGCTCGTAACGCCAAAGAAACGAGCAAGATC contains these protein-coding regions:
- the murG gene encoding undecaprenyldiphospho-muramoylpentapeptide beta-N-acetylglucosaminyltransferase, which translates into the protein MTKKLLVMAGGTGGHVFPAIAVARELQKQGWEIRWLGTQDRMEADLVPKHGIPIEFIQISGLKGKGIGALLKAPFAIFKAVMQARKIIKNYQPDAVLGMGGYVSGPGGIAAKLCGVPVILHEQNAVAGLTNVWLSKIARRVLQAFPTAFPNAEVVGNPVREDLAQLEAPEIRFAERGYPINILVMGGSQGARVINQTVPEAAKQLGQNVFISHQVGKGNLSGVEDIYQATGNGIAAEFIDDMAQAYNWADLVICRSGALTVCEIAAAGLPAIFVPYQHKDRQQYLNATYLADDGAAIIIEQQDFTVESLLSALQPLIADRQKLTEMAIKARAKATPTAAQRVAEVIIEQAK
- the ftsA gene encoding cell division protein FtsA; its protein translation is MTKIAESKIIVGLDIGTSKVVAVVGEVLPDGVINVIGSGVCPAKGVDRGGVIDLDAAVNSIQRAIEQAESVSDCQIIGVTLAISGQHITALNESGTVPLGGTVTNEDIDSAIHIARSIKLPDGLETLHIIPQEYKVDRLPATKNPVGLSGMRLQAQAHLIACHQDWLRNLKNAVERAKLKVDKVVFSGLASSYSVLTEDEKELGVCLIDIGGGTMDVLVYTDGALRFSKVIPFAGNNVTDYIAHVFTTSRNEAESIKMNYGSAINPPTHNAEKKIEVAGLGGRMPRTFTKAQVATVTSQCYSDLLKVVENELTQLRHELFQKGIKQELIAGFVLTGGGSQIEDIVECARNIFGSQVRVGYPLNITGLTDYVNKPQYATVLGLLQYSHYNSDEKGSGGEIGEKVDTLLDVLGRGVKKAVNWAKSSF
- a CDS encoding D-alanine--D-alanine ligase, which gives rise to MSIKDEKIAVLFGGVSQEREVSLNSGAAVTEALKSLGYNVEGIDTKDFPIEKLKEKGIQRVFNILHGGIGENGVLQGALEQMGIPYTGCGVMASAVTLDKFRTKLMWQAVGLPTAEMVVVRRGEAVDSEQIIAKLGLPVFVKPSSEGSSVGVTKVKTVEQLLPAVEEALKFDSIVLVEAFLAGKEYSVPVLDGQVLPAVQVIPDGEFYDYHAKYVSDNTQYVVPALNDERQAEVAKLVKAAYDVVGCRGWSRIDVMEDANGHFNLVEVNTCPGMTSHSIFPKSAATVGIPFEKLVERVLELSA
- a CDS encoding cell division protein FtsQ/DivIB, translating into MVSVLRKKTAPSVRFKPLKAKSSANPFNRLVLIKPLIVLLCVIFAFIVYSNWHHWLENLDKSPIRAYALTHKTRFTTNADVRETLSQKPVLKGYFGQDIQQVKEKLLGISWVRDVVVRKLYPDRLSITLIEHNPVAIWNNTNFLSEQGVVFSLPADRMDKTGLPVLYGPDTEGKVVLDAWSKIKADLKARNLELQSVAVDNRGSWTITLSNHVELRLGRGEWTPKIDRFVTIFPEINVPEGQRLAYVDLRYEHGAAVGFSPVHQ
- the murC gene encoding UDP-N-acetylmuramate--L-alanine ligase, whose product is MKNFQDKVKKLVPEMRRVNQIHFIGIGGAGMSGIAEVLLNEGYQISGSDIAEGPVTKRLVEAGAKVFIGHQAENIIGASVVVASSAIDDTNPEVKAAKEARIPVIQRAQMLAEIMRFRHGIAIAGTHGKTTTTAMISMIYTEAQLDPTFVNGGLVKSAGKNAHLGASRYLIAEADESDASFLHLQPMVSVVTNIEPDHMDTYGGDFEQMKATYVKFLRNLPFYGLAVMCADDETVMEIAPQVGRQVVTYGFSDKADYRIEDYQQTGFQGHYTVVCPNGERIDVLLNVPGKHNALNATAALAVAKEEGIGNEAILSALADFQGAGRRFDQLGSFIRPNGKVMLVDDYGHHPTEVDVTIKAARSGWEDKRVVMIFQPHRYSRTRDLFDDFVQVLSQVDALIMLEVYAAGEAPIVGADSKALCRSIRNLGKVDPILVSDTDQLGEVLDQIIQDGDLILAQGAGSVSRISRGLAESWKA